One Polynucleobacter sp. MG-5-Ahmo-C2 genomic window carries:
- a CDS encoding Mth938-like domain-containing protein: protein MKLQSDPHSGANTITGYGDGYVEINQTPYAYAVLLSSDGAISEWPVKSFDGLDSSHFLQMVDLKPELILIGTGAKQRFPKPELLKSLILAKIGFEIMDSQAACRTYNILVGEGRQVLLALIVEPS from the coding sequence TTGAAGCTTCAATCTGACCCCCATTCCGGAGCCAACACGATCACCGGCTATGGAGATGGCTACGTCGAGATCAACCAGACCCCATATGCCTATGCTGTCTTATTGAGCTCTGATGGGGCAATCTCTGAATGGCCAGTTAAATCATTCGACGGCCTAGATTCATCCCATTTTCTCCAAATGGTCGATCTCAAGCCTGAATTAATTCTGATTGGCACAGGCGCTAAACAGCGCTTTCCCAAGCCAGAGCTCCTCAAATCCCTCATTTTGGCAAAAATTGGCTTTGAAATCATGGATTCTCAAGCCGCCTGTCGCACCTACAACATTTTGGTAGGAGAAGGACGTCAAGTTCTTCTAGCGTTAATTGTGGAGCCAAGCTAA